The Deltaproteobacteria bacterium genome includes a window with the following:
- a CDS encoding HNH endonuclease: MPKERRHWTREELILAFNLYCRMSFGRLHRGNPEIIALSQRIGRTPSSVAMKACNFASLDPMHRERGVKGLTGASEMDRAIWAEFHQNWEKLAFESQRQLADLPPAATMADQEGLYFPKGETEKSVTVRVRLVQGFFRESVLSSYRNECAFCRIQPGQLLNASHIVPWKDNVEKRADPTNGLALCALHDRAFDRGLMTLDDGLNIVVAKELKQVKNPSPVHKAALIDLEGEPLRKPERFAPDPDALDFHRNSIFGKISNDPEDELIVQ, translated from the coding sequence ATGCCCAAAGAGCGCCGCCACTGGACCCGTGAGGAGTTGATTCTTGCGTTCAACCTGTACTGCCGGATGTCGTTCGGGCGGCTGCACCGGGGGAATCCGGAGATCATCGCTCTTTCACAGCGGATTGGACGTACGCCCAGTTCCGTCGCCATGAAAGCCTGTAACTTTGCCAGTCTCGACCCCATGCACCGGGAGAGGGGCGTCAAGGGGCTCACAGGGGCGAGTGAAATGGACCGGGCCATTTGGGCGGAGTTCCACCAGAATTGGGAAAAGTTGGCCTTCGAGAGCCAGCGGCAGCTTGCAGATTTGCCGCCAGCAGCGACGATGGCAGATCAAGAAGGCCTCTATTTCCCCAAGGGAGAAACCGAAAAAAGCGTCACGGTCCGAGTGCGGCTCGTTCAAGGATTTTTCCGCGAATCGGTGCTCTCCAGCTATCGGAACGAATGCGCGTTCTGCCGTATCCAGCCGGGCCAACTCCTGAACGCCAGTCATATCGTTCCGTGGAAGGATAACGTCGAAAAGCGGGCCGACCCGACGAATGGCCTCGCCCTCTGTGCGCTCCATGACCGAGCCTTCGACCGGGGGCTGATGACCTTGGACGACGGGCTCAACATAGTGGTGGCGAAGGAGTTGAAGCAGGTGAAGAACCCCTCACCGGTCCACAAGGCGGCCCTAATCGACCTCGAAGGGGAACCGCTCCGAAAGCCCGAAAGGTTCGCACCCGATCCGGATGCCCTCGACTTCCACCGAAATAGCATCTTCGGGAAAATCTCCAACGACCCGGAAGATGAACTCATTGTTCAATAA
- a CDS encoding alpha/beta fold hydrolase: protein MPEPVTITARDGWLLKGDLHEPSGSARGTVLAGHAMMANRRSLDRPPGEGLVATLVRGGLRVVTVDVRGHGESGPLPPEGGAYSYDDIVEKDIPAAVEFVRTRFPGKAALLGHSLVGHAALAWLSGPEAAGTGGLSAIAAYAPNAWLKSCEPDEKRWQAKLAQLRMWEQMSQAKGYFPARQMKIGSDDVSGPYIRQFVQWASEDRWVSLAGRDYRAGLATLRIPLLVAVGAGDRMLCVPGCCERFLSPVPGERITWWLVSEAGGFGLDADHMPLVTDARARPLWERTADWLRDRLG, encoded by the coding sequence ATGCCCGAACCCGTCACCATCACCGCCCGCGACGGCTGGCTCCTGAAGGGCGACCTGCACGAGCCCTCCGGCTCCGCACGGGGGACGGTGCTGGCCGGCCATGCGATGATGGCCAACCGCCGGAGCCTTGACCGGCCGCCGGGGGAGGGACTGGTGGCGACGCTCGTCCGGGGCGGGCTGCGCGTCGTGACGGTGGACGTGCGCGGCCACGGGGAGAGCGGGCCGCTGCCGCCCGAGGGCGGCGCCTACAGCTACGACGACATCGTGGAGAAGGACATTCCGGCGGCGGTGGAGTTCGTCCGCACGCGGTTTCCCGGCAAGGCGGCGCTCCTCGGCCACTCGCTCGTGGGCCACGCGGCGCTCGCCTGGCTCAGCGGGCCGGAGGCGGCGGGAACGGGCGGACTTTCCGCGATCGCCGCCTACGCGCCGAACGCGTGGCTGAAGTCATGCGAGCCGGACGAAAAACGGTGGCAGGCGAAGCTCGCCCAGCTCCGGATGTGGGAGCAGATGTCGCAGGCGAAGGGATATTTCCCCGCCCGGCAGATGAAGATCGGCTCGGATGACGTGTCGGGGCCCTATATCCGGCAGTTCGTCCAGTGGGCCAGCGAGGACCGCTGGGTGTCGCTCGCGGGGCGGGACTACCGGGCCGGGCTCGCCACGCTCCGGATACCACTGCTGGTGGCCGTGGGGGCGGGCGACCGGATGCTCTGCGTGCCCGGATGCTGCGAGCGGTTTCTCTCGCCGGTCCCGGGTGAGCGGATCACCTGGTGGCTCGTCTCGGAGGCGGGCGGCTTCGGCCTCGACGCCGACCACATGCCGCTCGTGACCGACGCCCGCGCCCGCCCGCTGTGGGAACGCACGGCGGACTGGCTCCGGGACCGGCTGGGGTGA
- a CDS encoding DUF4926 domain-containing protein, whose amino-acid sequence MRELDAVALAEPIPGQNLQRGHVGTVVHQYPDGTLEVEFSDSRGVAYAFATVQPDLLIRLYNEPPRARAV is encoded by the coding sequence ATCAGAGAACTGGACGCTGTCGCACTGGCCGAGCCAATCCCCGGCCAGAATCTCCAGCGCGGCCATGTGGGCACGGTGGTTCATCAATATCCGGACGGGACGCTGGAAGTGGAATTCAGTGATTCTCGGGGCGTCGCCTACGCCTTTGCCACAGTCCAGCCGGATCTGCTTATCCGTCTTTACAATGAGCCCCCGAGGGCCAGGGCTGTATAG
- a CDS encoding acyl-CoA dehydrogenase family protein, with protein MPIEPDSEQTQILDSVRRWLEKDIRPHVSRWDHNDEYPHEALEGFRKLGLFGATIPAEYGGLGWDTSTYALVVAELAACWMTLSSMLNTQTMMAHSVKTFGTDEQKRRWLPRMATGELRGGLALSEAHGGSDVASMRTKAIRDGDVYRVNGAKMWITNSDGNAFFLLAKTNPQSDPPHAGISGFIIEKGHAGFRVSKNIPKLGLRGVPTSELTFEDFPVPASNLVGGPEWEGRGFLQVMNGLELGRINVASRSVGVLRAAFTAAVKYAQERETFGKPIWQHQLVGAKLADMATDLEAAELLVWNAAKKKDRGERCDLEASMAKLFASEACARHALEAMRIHGGYGFSEEFEIERLYRDAPLMLIGEGSNEVLKTLIARNLVKRFAI; from the coding sequence ATGCCCATCGAACCCGACAGCGAGCAGACGCAGATACTGGACTCGGTGCGCCGGTGGCTGGAGAAGGATATCCGGCCGCACGTCTCGCGCTGGGACCACAACGACGAATACCCGCACGAGGCGCTGGAGGGCTTCAGGAAACTGGGCCTGTTCGGCGCCACCATCCCTGCCGAATACGGGGGCCTTGGCTGGGACACCTCCACCTATGCGCTGGTGGTGGCCGAGCTTGCCGCCTGCTGGATGACGCTGTCGTCGATGCTCAACACGCAGACGATGATGGCCCATTCGGTAAAAACCTTCGGTACCGATGAGCAGAAACGGCGGTGGCTGCCCAGGATGGCCACGGGCGAACTGCGCGGCGGGCTCGCCCTGTCGGAGGCCCACGGGGGCAGCGACGTCGCCTCCATGCGCACGAAGGCGATCCGCGACGGCGACGTCTACCGCGTCAACGGCGCGAAAATGTGGATCACCAATTCCGACGGAAACGCCTTCTTCCTGCTGGCGAAGACCAACCCGCAGTCAGATCCGCCGCACGCCGGCATCAGCGGGTTCATCATCGAAAAGGGCCATGCGGGCTTCCGGGTGTCGAAGAACATCCCCAAGCTGGGTCTGCGTGGCGTTCCGACCTCGGAACTCACCTTCGAGGATTTCCCGGTACCGGCATCGAACCTCGTGGGCGGACCCGAATGGGAGGGCAGGGGGTTCCTGCAGGTGATGAACGGGCTGGAGCTCGGGCGCATCAACGTGGCTTCCCGCAGCGTGGGCGTGCTCCGGGCGGCCTTCACGGCGGCCGTGAAATACGCGCAGGAGCGCGAGACCTTCGGCAAGCCCATCTGGCAGCACCAGCTCGTGGGCGCCAAGCTTGCCGACATGGCCACCGATCTTGAGGCAGCCGAGCTGCTCGTCTGGAACGCCGCAAAGAAGAAGGACCGCGGCGAGCGGTGCGACCTCGAGGCCAGCATGGCGAAGCTGTTCGCCTCGGAGGCCTGCGCCCGCCACGCGCTCGAGGCCATGCGGATCCACGGCGGCTACGGATTTTCCGAGGAGTTCGAGATCGAGCGGCTCTACCGCGACGCCCCGCTCATGCTGATCGGCGAGGGCTCCAACGAGGTGCTGAAAACCCTCATCGCCAGGAACCTCGTCAAAAGGTTTGCGATCTGA
- a CDS encoding nitronate monooxygenase has translation MLKTRFTEIFGIEHPVVQGGMQHVGKAELVSAVANAGALGFITALTQPTPEDLRKEIRRTREMTKKPFGVNLTILPTIKPTPYDEYARVIAEEGIKIVETAGRNPEKYLPMFKEAGIKVIHKCTSVRHGVKAEQIGCDAVSIDGFECAGHPGEDDIPGLILLPASADKIRIPIIASGGFGDGRGLAAALALGAEGINMGTRFLATKEAPIHDNVKQKIVESDERQTALIFRTLRNTARIYRNGVAEKVLEIEAKPGQTDFAELAPLVAGVKGKDVIDKGDLEAGIWSAGMVIGIIHDIPTVRVLVERIVREAEEIIQKRLAGFVVKA, from the coding sequence ATGCTGAAAACACGCTTTACGGAAATCTTTGGTATCGAGCACCCCGTCGTGCAGGGCGGGATGCAGCATGTGGGCAAGGCCGAGCTGGTGTCGGCCGTTGCGAATGCTGGTGCGCTCGGATTCATCACGGCGCTGACGCAGCCCACGCCCGAGGATCTGCGCAAGGAGATCCGCCGCACGCGTGAGATGACAAAAAAGCCGTTCGGGGTGAACCTGACCATCCTTCCCACCATCAAGCCGACCCCGTATGACGAGTACGCCAGGGTGATCGCCGAGGAAGGCATCAAGATCGTCGAGACGGCGGGCCGCAACCCGGAGAAATACCTTCCCATGTTCAAGGAGGCCGGGATCAAGGTGATCCACAAGTGCACCTCCGTCCGGCACGGGGTGAAGGCCGAGCAGATCGGCTGCGACGCGGTGAGTATCGACGGCTTTGAATGCGCGGGCCATCCCGGCGAGGACGACATCCCGGGGCTCATCCTGCTGCCGGCGTCGGCCGACAAGATAAGAATTCCGATCATCGCCTCCGGCGGCTTTGGCGACGGCCGGGGACTGGCTGCCGCGCTCGCCCTGGGTGCCGAGGGGATCAACATGGGAACGCGGTTCCTTGCCACGAAAGAGGCACCCATCCACGACAACGTGAAGCAGAAGATCGTCGAATCTGACGAGCGGCAGACGGCGCTCATCTTCCGGACGCTCCGGAACACGGCGCGCATCTACCGGAACGGTGTCGCCGAGAAGGTGCTTGAGATCGAGGCCAAGCCCGGCCAGACCGACTTTGCCGAGCTCGCGCCGCTCGTCGCGGGCGTCAAGGGCAAGGATGTGATCGACAAGGGCGACCTGGAGGCCGGCATCTGGTCGGCCGGCATGGTAATCGGCATCATTCATGACATTCCGACGGTCAGGGTGCTGGTGGAGCGGATCGTCCGCGAGGCCGAGGAGATCATCCAGAAGCGGCTTGCGGGGTTTGTCGTGAAGGCATAG
- a CDS encoding inositol monophosphatase, which translates to MTAPTPSDLKHYLAFASETGRAAGQLIREKLREQKTFRSKSAETDLVTETDLAAERLIVAAIGKSFPGHSILGEEGTGDRHSGAGYQSGYCWVIDPIDGTTNFAHGHPIVGCSIGLTWNGEPVAGCVNCPGLNEEFLAAKGLGATLNGEPIRVSGVPTLSRSLLATGLPYDRRERADHYLARWKKFLMVSHEIRRLGSASIDLCWVAAGRVDGYWEENLKPWDIAAGIIIVREAGGMVTGFAGEPHDLNGRETLATNGLIHSEMSALLKG; encoded by the coding sequence ATGACCGCACCCACGCCGTCCGACCTGAAGCATTATCTCGCCTTCGCCAGCGAGACTGGCCGCGCTGCGGGCCAGCTCATCCGTGAAAAACTGCGCGAACAGAAAACTTTCCGGTCCAAAAGCGCCGAAACGGATCTCGTGACGGAGACCGATCTGGCGGCCGAACGGCTCATCGTCGCTGCCATCGGGAAGAGCTTCCCCGGCCATTCGATCCTCGGCGAAGAAGGAACCGGGGACCGGCACTCCGGGGCCGGCTACCAGTCCGGTTACTGCTGGGTCATTGATCCCATTGACGGGACCACGAACTTCGCCCATGGGCACCCCATTGTGGGCTGCTCGATCGGCCTGACGTGGAACGGCGAGCCAGTGGCCGGTTGCGTGAATTGTCCGGGGCTCAACGAGGAGTTCCTTGCTGCCAAGGGGCTCGGTGCGACGCTGAATGGCGAGCCGATCCGGGTTTCCGGCGTGCCCACCCTGTCCCGGTCCCTCCTCGCCACCGGGCTGCCCTATGACCGGCGTGAACGGGCCGACCATTACCTCGCCCGCTGGAAAAAGTTCCTGATGGTGTCACACGAAATCAGGCGGCTGGGGTCGGCCTCCATCGACCTGTGCTGGGTCGCCGCCGGCCGCGTGGACGGTTACTGGGAGGAAAACCTCAAGCCCTGGGATATCGCCGCCGGCATCATCATCGTCCGCGAGGCGGGCGGAATGGTTACCGGTTTTGCGGGCGAACCGCACGACCTGAACGGCCGGGAGACACTGGCCACCAACGGCCTCATCCATTCGGAGATGTCAGCCCTCCTAAAGGGCTGA
- the gshB gene encoding glutathione synthase — protein sequence MGKLIIAAIIDPVHTLVPFHDTTLQLLETASRMGHRTLVCETGGLSLQGPELKLCLTEVVIRQGTRTRPETSFWKVRGKPVTVRSSEVDVILMRKDPPVDQQYFQALWMLDYSRAPVINEPEGIRAASEKLFALNFADWMPPTLVTARRDDIDAFCREQGGRIVLKPLDGFAGRSVYIWDLKGENHGVIWEEITRRGTRPVMAQRFLPAVKKGDKRILLWNGIPLGAINRVASRGEARSNLAAGGKAEPARITPRERELIDALAPSLLEHGLFFVGLDVIGGYLTEINVTSPTGLVELEAFSGVSHSGKILAELADILG from the coding sequence ATGGGCAAGCTTATCATCGCAGCCATTATCGATCCTGTGCACACACTGGTGCCATTTCACGATACAACGCTTCAACTCCTGGAGACCGCCTCCAGGATGGGCCATCGGACACTTGTTTGTGAAACAGGTGGGCTTTCGTTGCAGGGGCCGGAGCTGAAGCTCTGCCTGACCGAAGTGGTGATCCGGCAGGGCACCCGCACCCGCCCGGAGACATCATTCTGGAAGGTACGTGGTAAGCCGGTGACAGTCAGGAGCAGCGAGGTGGATGTAATCCTGATGCGCAAGGATCCACCGGTTGACCAGCAGTATTTCCAGGCCCTGTGGATGCTGGACTACTCCAGGGCACCGGTAATCAATGAGCCGGAGGGTATCCGCGCTGCCAGCGAAAAACTCTTCGCCCTCAACTTCGCGGACTGGATGCCTCCGACACTGGTGACTGCACGGCGGGATGATATCGATGCGTTCTGCCGGGAGCAGGGCGGACGGATCGTGCTGAAGCCGCTGGACGGGTTTGCAGGACGGAGCGTCTACATATGGGACCTGAAGGGGGAGAACCACGGCGTCATCTGGGAAGAGATCACCCGGCGCGGAACACGTCCCGTGATGGCGCAAAGATTTCTCCCGGCGGTGAAAAAGGGCGACAAGCGGATACTCCTCTGGAACGGCATTCCGCTTGGAGCGATCAATCGCGTTGCCAGCCGGGGTGAGGCCCGGTCGAATCTGGCCGCCGGTGGGAAGGCGGAACCGGCACGCATTACACCGCGTGAACGGGAACTGATCGACGCACTGGCACCATCGCTCCTCGAACACGGACTTTTTTTCGTTGGTCTTGATGTAATTGGCGGATATCTGACCGAGATCAACGTCACCTCGCCAACCGGGCTTGTCGAACTGGAGGCATTTTCAGGAGTCTCCCATTCAGGGAAGATCCTCGCCGAACTGGCGGATATTCTCGGATAA
- a CDS encoding TetR/AcrR family transcriptional regulator: MAPQLSPQMQEHRQKRLLTVAMEVFAEKGYHDTSVDDILERAEIARGTFYRYFDNKRDCFAQALDYFFEQMMNFIRPLDISELSLEQYQSLFRTLSRSVLNNPGNRKFTRLVLLEAPTLGTDFRDRIDRFFDSLVNLVAAYIRKAVDKGRIAPIDPVSAAHGVLGLGKEALLLWYRNDPAKPGVDTLIENLLQLAFFGMMPRK; the protein is encoded by the coding sequence ATGGCCCCGCAGCTTTCACCCCAGATGCAGGAACACCGCCAGAAGCGGCTTCTTACGGTCGCCATGGAGGTGTTTGCCGAAAAGGGATATCACGATACGTCGGTGGACGATATCCTAGAACGGGCAGAGATCGCCCGTGGCACCTTTTACCGGTATTTCGACAACAAGCGGGACTGTTTCGCACAGGCGCTCGACTACTTCTTCGAGCAGATGATGAACTTCATCCGTCCGCTCGACATTTCCGAACTATCGCTTGAGCAGTACCAGTCACTGTTCCGGACCCTGAGCCGGTCAGTTCTGAATAACCCCGGCAACCGGAAGTTCACCCGGCTGGTGCTTCTGGAAGCGCCGACGCTGGGCACCGACTTCCGCGACCGGATTGACCGCTTTTTCGACAGCCTTGTCAATCTCGTCGCCGCCTACATCCGCAAGGCGGTCGACAAGGGACGAATCGCCCCGATCGATCCCGTGTCGGCGGCCCACGGAGTTTTGGGGCTCGGAAAAGAGGCCCTGCTGCTCTGGTACCGGAACGACCCAGCCAAACCGGGGGTCGATACCCTGATAGAAAACCTGCTCCAGCTCGCCTTCTTCGGAATGATGCCGAGAAAATAG
- a CDS encoding MBL fold metallo-hydrolase, with translation MSFRSIRNWSSNERITMSFAPKVRFLGGAGTVTGSKFLIHTHKGLVLVDCGLFQGGRDIKDLNWAKLDFPVRELKAVIVTHSHIDHSGFIPRLNLLGYKGFFYATPATVDLCDILLPDAGYLQEEEARFVNRRGYSRHQPALPLYTRSDAEAVIRYLRGVPYGEPKEVIPGVRVTFHPAGHIVGSAQAYIEFDAPGGTKRLLFSGDLGRYDLKFMDPPARVELSNALDLLCLESTYGDRHHEETDPRDWLERHIQDAHQNKRVILIPSFALGRTQHLLYLIEELELTGRIPPTPVYIDSPMASDVTRLYARYEDEHNAEIARMLGHGKGVKGWKSLHITQTVGDSKELNNVKGPAIIIAGSGMVSGGRILHHLANRMADPSTKILIVGFQAQGTRGSALVNGAKELRIFGEQVPVCAELDHLDVFSGHGDQGDLVRYVKELGKTPRTVALVHGESSALNGLSKALKTDLGIEAVIARRNDEVAL, from the coding sequence GTGAGCTTCCGCAGTATCCGGAACTGGTCGAGTAACGAAAGGATCACCATGTCATTTGCTCCCAAAGTCCGTTTTCTGGGTGGAGCCGGCACCGTCACGGGATCGAAGTTCCTGATCCACACACACAAGGGACTGGTGCTGGTGGACTGCGGGCTTTTCCAGGGTGGGCGGGATATAAAGGACCTGAACTGGGCGAAACTCGATTTCCCGGTCCGTGAACTGAAGGCGGTCATTGTCACCCACAGCCATATCGATCATTCCGGGTTTATCCCCCGTCTCAATCTGCTCGGTTACAAGGGGTTCTTTTATGCGACCCCGGCGACTGTCGACCTGTGCGATATCCTGCTGCCCGATGCGGGTTATCTGCAGGAGGAAGAGGCCCGTTTCGTAAACCGCCGGGGCTATTCGCGCCACCAGCCTGCGCTGCCGCTTTACACGCGGAGTGATGCCGAAGCGGTGATCCGGTACCTCCGGGGCGTTCCATATGGGGAACCGAAGGAAGTAATTCCCGGCGTCCGGGTGACGTTTCATCCGGCCGGGCACATTGTCGGTTCTGCACAGGCGTATATCGAATTTGATGCGCCTGGGGGCACAAAGCGGCTGCTTTTCTCCGGCGATCTGGGCCGTTACGACCTCAAGTTCATGGACCCGCCTGCCAGGGTGGAGCTTTCCAATGCTCTCGATCTGCTTTGCCTCGAATCAACCTATGGAGACCGTCACCATGAGGAGACAGACCCTCGTGACTGGCTGGAGCGGCATATCCAGGATGCACACCAGAACAAGCGGGTGATCCTGATACCCTCTTTCGCGCTTGGCCGGACCCAGCATCTCCTGTATCTCATCGAAGAACTTGAACTGACCGGGCGCATTCCCCCCACGCCGGTTTACATTGATTCTCCGATGGCCAGCGACGTGACGCGCCTGTATGCCCGCTACGAGGACGAACACAATGCTGAAATCGCCCGGATGCTCGGGCATGGCAAGGGTGTGAAAGGCTGGAAGTCGCTTCACATCACGCAAACGGTCGGAGATTCCAAGGAACTGAACAACGTGAAGGGGCCCGCGATTATCATCGCCGGAAGCGGAATGGTCTCGGGCGGCCGGATTCTGCATCATCTGGCAAACCGGATGGCGGATCCTTCCACCAAGATACTGATTGTCGGTTTTCAGGCGCAGGGCACACGGGGGTCGGCGCTGGTCAATGGCGCGAAGGAGCTGCGTATCTTCGGCGAACAGGTTCCGGTCTGCGCTGAATTGGACCACCTCGACGTGTTTTCCGGCCACGGCGATCAGGGAGATCTGGTCCGTTATGTAAAGGAACTGGGCAAGACTCCCCGAACAGTCGCCCTGGTTCATGGGGAATCCAGTGCACTGAATGGACTTTCAAAAGCACTGAAGACCGATCTCGGCATTGAAGCGGTCATCGCCCGCCGGAACGATGAAGTGGCCCTGTAG
- a CDS encoding MBL fold metallo-hydrolase, whose amino-acid sequence MGIISTGFIPVARQYMCEGSPPGTIRIPSLAFLIEHPARKILFDLGLPAFLAAPGRSRLAPLVPVAKLMGMLPEVIRGEDAASRLKAAGVDPADIGTVIYSHHHFDHTGDIDRFPDADVVVGPGVFRLARSWRRHLRGLNPADLPGGRTREAPLGKGPKLGPFISTWDLMNDGSIYLVDLPGHCTGSLGALIHLASGRALLAGDGVYIRDNYRLPAPKGVLYGRSADEDRKRAWQTILEIRELSARVPEIHIWPSHEPELVRELPQYPELVE is encoded by the coding sequence GTGGGAATTATCTCTACCGGATTTATACCGGTGGCACGGCAGTACATGTGCGAAGGCAGCCCGCCGGGTACCATTCGCATTCCGTCGCTCGCCTTCCTGATCGAGCATCCTGCGCGAAAAATACTGTTCGATCTCGGCCTGCCGGCGTTTCTCGCCGCACCGGGGCGATCCAGACTTGCTCCGCTTGTACCTGTGGCAAAGCTGATGGGGATGCTGCCTGAGGTGATACGGGGTGAAGACGCCGCTTCCCGGCTGAAGGCCGCAGGCGTGGATCCAGCGGATATCGGAACCGTCATTTATTCGCACCATCACTTCGACCACACGGGAGATATTGACCGCTTCCCGGATGCAGACGTCGTGGTAGGGCCCGGTGTATTCAGGCTTGCCCGGAGCTGGAGACGGCATCTGCGGGGGTTGAACCCTGCCGATCTGCCAGGGGGACGGACGCGGGAGGCGCCGCTGGGGAAGGGACCCAAATTGGGGCCGTTTATCTCGACATGGGATCTAATGAACGACGGAAGTATCTATCTGGTTGATCTGCCGGGACACTGCACTGGCTCTCTGGGTGCGCTGATACATCTTGCGTCGGGCCGGGCGCTCCTTGCGGGCGATGGCGTGTATATCCGTGACAACTACCGGCTCCCGGCGCCCAAGGGGGTTCTATACGGACGGTCGGCTGACGAAGATCGCAAGCGGGCATGGCAGACTATTCTTGAAATACGGGAGCTTTCAGCCCGTGTTCCGGAGATTCATATCTGGCCCTCTCACGAGCCGGAACTGGTCCGTGAGCTTCCGCAGTATCCGGAACTGGTCGAGTAA
- the thiC gene encoding phosphomethylpyrimidine synthase ThiC — translation MRSEWVKNRKGGNVTQMHYARQGVVTEEMHHVAMREELSPEFVRAEVALGRMIIPANINHVNLEPMCIGIGSRCKINANIGNSAVSSGIEEELEKLRLCVRLGSDTVMDLSTGKNIDTIRDAIIRHSPVPIGTVPIYQAMEQVDRVEDLTADLLVENIEHQARQGVDYMTLHCGILLEHLPLVADRLTGIVSRGGSLMAQWMIHHHKQNPLYEHYDRVLDICAKYDVSISLGDSLRPGCLADASDRAQFAELDTLGELTRRAWERDVQVMVEGPGHVPMDQIDMNIRRQMQVCNEAPFYVLGPLVTDIAPGYDHITSAIGAALAGWSGAAMLCYVTPKEHLGLPDLEDVRQGIIAYKIAAHAADIARHRKGARDRDDALSKARYTFDWKEQFRLSLDPERAREMHDETLPQEVFKTAEFCSMCGPKFCSMKISQEIANWNQKITDEAMAQTRGA, via the coding sequence GGGTCAAAAACCGCAAGGGCGGAAACGTCACGCAGATGCACTACGCACGGCAGGGTGTCGTTACCGAGGAGATGCACCATGTTGCCATGCGTGAGGAACTCTCCCCTGAGTTTGTGCGGGCCGAGGTAGCCCTCGGACGCATGATTATCCCCGCCAATATCAACCATGTGAACCTGGAGCCCATGTGCATTGGCATCGGTTCCCGGTGCAAGATCAATGCGAACATCGGAAACTCGGCTGTGTCGAGCGGGATCGAGGAAGAGCTGGAAAAACTCCGCCTGTGCGTCCGGCTTGGATCCGATACGGTGATGGATCTTTCCACCGGAAAAAACATCGATACAATCCGTGATGCCATCATTCGTCACTCGCCGGTACCTATCGGGACCGTGCCGATCTATCAGGCGATGGAGCAGGTGGATCGGGTAGAAGACCTGACGGCGGACCTGCTGGTTGAGAACATCGAGCACCAGGCAAGGCAGGGCGTGGACTACATGACGCTCCACTGCGGCATTCTGCTGGAGCACCTGCCGCTCGTGGCGGACCGGCTGACGGGCATCGTCTCCCGCGGCGGATCGCTCATGGCGCAGTGGATGATTCATCACCACAAGCAGAACCCGCTTTATGAACACTACGATCGCGTGCTCGATATCTGCGCAAAGTACGATGTCTCGATCTCGCTCGGCGACAGCCTCCGCCCAGGCTGTCTCGCCGATGCCTCTGACCGGGCGCAGTTCGCCGAGCTGGATACGCTGGGGGAACTGACACGCCGGGCATGGGAGCGCGACGTGCAGGTGATGGTGGAAGGTCCCGGCCATGTGCCGATGGACCAGATTGACATGAACATCAGGCGGCAGATGCAGGTCTGCAATGAGGCGCCGTTCTACGTGCTGGGTCCGCTCGTTACCGATATTGCTCCCGGCTATGACCATATCACGAGCGCCATCGGCGCGGCGCTGGCCGGATGGAGTGGCGCAGCCATGCTCTGTTATGTCACTCCGAAGGAACATCTGGGGCTGCCTGACCTTGAGGATGTGCGTCAGGGAATTATCGCCTACAAGATTGCTGCTCATGCCGCCGACATTGCCCGGCACCGCAAGGGAGCCCGGGATCGCGACGATGCGCTTTCGAAGGCACGCTACACTTTCGACTGGAAGGAACAGTTCCGCCTCTCGCTTGATCCCGAACGCGCCCGGGAGATGCACGACGAGACGCTCCCGCAGGAAGTGTTCAAGACAGCAGAGTTCTGCTCCATGTGCGGTCCGAAGTTCTGCTCCATGAAGATCTCCCAGGAGATCGCCAACTGGAACCAGAAGATCACTGACGAGGCAATGGCGCAGACAAGGGGAGCGTGA